AACAATAGCAACAATAAGCATGAGAACAATGAGGAAAAGTATGAAGTGAACAGTGTAACCGAGGTGaggatgtactgtatttttgtttatttagtagACTATGGCTATGAAAAATTCAACATCTTTGCACTACCAATGTAAAATGTAGCTTGATAAATATAGTTTAAAGGCATAATATTCAACTAGTTAATACAAATCCCAGCTCACAGGTACCATTTATAAAGGAATAAAACTTGATTGGAAAAATTGATATAGTAAAGCATTACTTTATGTAGCTAAGAATGATATTAATGTCACACAGTAGTAATAtaaagacattttaatataaagacAGAACTATGAATAAAACAGAAACATGTATAAATGGATGAAATtttttcggctgctcctgttagggttcaccacagcagatcatttgactgcaatatttgatttggcacagtttttacaccagaggGCCCTTCtgaccctcctatttatccaaGCTTGAGAATAGCACTAATGATGCGTTGATTTGCATCTGGAACTATTTTAAATTATGCTTCTCAGTGACATGCTGCAATGGCCACTAACCTTCATACAACTGAGCAAGTGTCTGTGCATCTCCCTCTTTTGTTTGCTTGGTTGTAAAATTTATTCCATAACAATacttttatcttattttattttaattaaattaaaggtAGGAAGGCAGGAACCCTGTCAGGGTGCCAATCCTTTGCAGTTAATAAGGTCTGTGCAGATGCCCATCTTTCTGATAAAACAGATCTCTGTTCTACATAAGCACAAATTTTAAAATCCATAAGGACATAAATCATATATCAAGTTAACATACACATTTGTCCTATGTAATAGACTTGCTCATTAATAGTCTCATACAAGGCATTGTATTTATGTGCATGTTTTAAACAGAAAATTAccacttttatgtttattgctGGTTGCtcagtggctagcactgtcgcctcacagctagaaggtcctgggtttgattcccaggtgttcccagtttcctcccacagtccaaagacatgcaagtaagttGAATTGAAGgtattaaattgtccatgactgtgtttgacattatagacttgaactgatgaatcttgtgtaacgagtaactccctgtcctgtcatgaatgtaaccaaagtgtgtaaaacatgacgttaaaatcctaataaaataaatatataaatattactgCTGGTTGGATGTTAGCAAATGTTACCTGTTTTCTACCACTGATTTACCAGCACAGTTATTGTGAAATGATATTGAGTTAAATACAATTGCTATGCAAAATGAGACTTATGTGGTTCACATTTTTTAATAGAATGGAGAGAAAGAACCTGAGAACCAGGTAAGTGTTCGCTACAACCTCCGTCGCAGAAGGGACATAGGCCAGGGTGATGAGCCAGTCGTGGAGGTAGAGAAGAAGACTGAAGTCATCCAGTCACAGCCTACACCACTGCTGACCAGCAAGACTACTGAGCTAGAGTTTGGAGGGAGGATTGGTAAGAGGGCTAGCCATACTGGGTTGatgatttttaatattttaaatttttcaaGGCttcattgtaaatgtattttgagattaaattACTCTTTTGCTTCAGGTGTGATGTTTTGGGTGCTGTTGCTTCCTGTGATGGTACTGGCCCTGCTTATTCTTTGCCGCCAAAAGGATGCTAGTCTCTCCAGCTTCCCTTTAATGCTTCCGCCACTTGAATCCCTCTGGGACTGGCAGGTCTTTGGAATTGTTCTCCTTTGGCTGCTCTTCCAGGCTGTCCTCTCCCTGCTCCCTATCGGCAAGGTATTTTTTTGTCGTCACATGATTCATGTAGGCTTGTGCTTAGGCACATGATCAGATTACCCATCGCCTTATTTTCTACAGGGCTTGTTAGCATCAGCTGGGCAGGCTAAATTGGATTACACATTAGGTATTGGGTACAGCTGTGAACTGAAGGGTTTTGTCCTGTGGGCAGCTTTGGGCTTGATCTACAGATTTACACTTTCGTATGAGAGCTTTTTATTCCACACATCATATCTAAAAGACAGCATGACCACATGTTCTGCTGTCTTTGTTTTATGTGTCTTCATATTTGTCTGCAGGATATGTCTGCAAAAACTCCTAAGTATCTACattcaaatattaaaatttGGATTAAAATTGCTTCATTTCAGTCAGTATAAACACATATCAATATTAATAGAGATTATACTGCTCTAGACACCGCAGGTTGAGCTGtagtacatacactatattgccaaaagtattcgctcgtctgccttctcacgcgtatgaacttgagtgacgtctcattcttaatccatagggtttaatatgatctTGGCAcaacctttgcagctataacagcttcaactcttctgggaaggctttccacaaggtttaggagtgtgtttatgggaatttttgaccaatcttccagaagcgcatttgtgaggtcagacactgattgttggacaagaaggtcttgctcacagtctccgctctaattcatcccaaaagtgttgtaTCGGgttgcgcagtcatgttggaacaggaaggagccatccccaaactgttcccacaaagtcgggagcatgaaattgtccaaaatctcttggtatactgaagcattaagagttcctttcactggaactaaggggccgagcccaactcctgaaaaacaaccccacaccgtaatcccccctccaccaaactttacacttggcacaatgcagtcagacaagtaccgttctcctggcatccaccaaacccagactcatccatcggattgccagacggaaaAGCGTGATtctcactccagagaacacgtctccactgctgtGGAGTCCAGTGGCGACGTGCTTTACAcaactgcatccgacgctttgcattgcgcttggtgatgtaaggcttggatgcagctgctcggccatggaaacccattccatgaagctctctacacactgtttttgagttaatctgaaggccacatggagtttggaggtctgtagcgatcgactctgcagaaagttggcgacctctgtgcactatacACCTaggcatccgctgaccccgctctgtcattttatgtggctacCACTTCATAGCTGAGTTGCTGttattcccaatcgcttccactttgttataataccactcacagttgactgtggaatatttagtagcgaggaaaattcacgactggacttgttgcacaggtggcatcctatcacggtaccacgctggaattcactgagctcctgagagcgacccattctttcactaatgtttgtagaagcagtctgcatgcctaggtgcttggttttatacacctgtgaccatggaagtgattggaacacctgaattcaatgatttggatgggtgagtgaatacttttggcaatatagtgtttgtgcttataaaccactatatataaatattaaacattgtGCACCTGATAGGCGGTTGAGGATTAGAACCTTATAAATAGCAAAGATTTTTAACCTGCCAAATTGGTTTCTTTTGATTCACAAGGTGAAGATGTATCTGTTCTTTATGTGTATGTAAGCAAGTGTGCTGTTGGAACAAAAAGCATGCAATCCTGGTTAGAAGAAcgaattttttttgctttaaagaTACAGCCATTAGGGTGGCTCAGTGCTGTAGCTGCTAGTGTGGGGGCCACACAGAAGCTTCCTTACTGTCTGTGATTAGCATGTTTCTCCTGTGTCTTTCTTCTTGATACTCCTTTTCCCTTTTGCCTCCTAAAAGCATACACACTCGATTGCCTACTTTAAATTGACTTTTGATATAAGCTAGTGAATGGTTAAGTGTGCAACAGATAGGAATAATTTCAGGGGTGTatccctgccttgcacccagttttCCAATAAATGAAGGTGGAATATTTGAAAAGTAAGCTAGACTGCTGTTTTCTTACTGAGACTCATGGATCATATCTTCTTTTCTTCCCAAGGTTGTTGATGGAATGCCTCTGAAAAATAAAGTGCTGAAATACAGGatcaatggtaaaaaaaaagaaatattttttAGCAGCAATGTATGTTGTATTGAAGATATTTTTACCTgcatttaaattatattattttgagATGCATTTAAAGAATGActgtaataaacataaaattcTATTAAAATCTTTTAGGCTTCTGTGCTCTTCTCATCAGTGGACTAGCAGTAGGTGCTGCTGTACATTATGGCCTGGATTTTACTTACATTCATGCCCATTTCCTGCAGTTTTACCTCTCAGCCCTTCTAGTTTCCACCCTTCTCAGTATCTATTTGTTTATCCGCTCCCGCTGGGCCTCTGATGATGAGCGTGCCCCTGCTGGCAATTCCGGTATGCTACTATCTCTGTATTGAATTTTACCAAAGCTGTTAGTTTATAATGAGTAagacatttaatattttgtttatattgtctTACTGTCTTCCGTGGTCAGGTTACGTGATATATGACTTCTTCATGGGGTGCGAGTTGAACCCACGTATCAAAAACTTTGATATCAAGTTTTTCTGTGAAATGCGGCCTGGACTTATTGGTTGGGTGAGTAAAAGTCCAAAGTATTACTTTAAAAAATGCCTAGTTTTACTTTTCAGAACctcattattatataaaaaaacttCATCCTCATTTAGCAACAAAGCCTAATCAGAGCAGACAAATGCTAATTTCACAGAGCaagtacagtgctgtaaaaaagtatttgcccctcttCAAGATTTTTCAATGTTAATATAAGATAGAAGACAACAACTAAACAACAATACAGCTTTAAAATGatcattaaaatgattaaagacaaatattatttaaaatctatatcacccatttaaaaaagtaactgtaatcttaaacctaataactggttgttgctctttggcagtaacaactgcaatcaatCGCTTGTGATGACTAGCGATAAATCCTTTATATCACTGTAGTGGGATTTAGGCCCACTCTCTTGTTTGTTAGAATTTTTATCTTTGAGAGTTTACAAGCATGAACCGCCTTGTTTAAGGTCTTTCCACAGGATCTCAGGAGTTTGATTCGGCCACTGCAAAATGTTCATTTTGTTTCTTCTGAGCCATTCAAAGGTGGACTTGCTTATGTGCTTCTGATCTTTGTCCTATTGCATATAACCCTACTGCACTTGAGCATTAGGTCACAAACTGAAGGGTGGACATTCTCCTTTAGGATTTTTTGTCTAAGAGCACAATTTGTAAAGGTTCTGCAGATGCAAGGCAACTCCAAACCATCACCAACCATGTGTCACTGTTGATATGATGGTGGAATATGCAATAGGACCTGTGTCTTCCAGAAAGTTCCATCTTTAACTTATCAGTCAAAAAAATATATTCCTGAAAGTCTTCAATGTCATCTAGATATTTTTGGCAAAAGCAAGATGAttgtttgtgttctttttggttAGAAGTGGTTGTCACATTGCAACTCTCCCATGGATGACATATTTGCCCAGtgtctttatttttgtttaatcgTGTACCATGACCGTAACTAaggcaagtgaggcctgcagtcCTTTAGATGATCATCTGGGCTCTTTGGTGACCATTTGGATGAGTTTTTAGTAAAATTTGACAGCCACTCCTGTCAAGGTTTATTACTGCTTTAAGTTTCTTATATTTGTGAATAATGGCTCTTATTGAGGAgttgctggagtcccagagccttagcaatGACTTTACCCTTCCTTGACCTGTAGATTTCAGTGACTTTGTTTCGTATCTGTATTTAAATCTCTTTAAAAAGTTCCATAAAGTGCTGCTTTATGAGACCGTCTAGCGTGCTTAACATTGCCAGACAGtcttatttaagtgatgtttagatttaacaggTCTGGCAGCAATCATGTCTGGGTGtgactagggctgtcgcggtgaaagaatttccccttgcgatattcaacctgtctcaatatcgcggtatgcggtgatatcgccatttttttttttgaaaattacttaattaatctggattttagagctatagattcaagattcaaagctttattgtcatatgtacagtaggaaacgtgtttccctgtacaatgaaattcttattttgctgtccacacatgatgtaacaaagtacaaagataataataaaataaaataaaattaagaaataaaagttagatatagtaaaaaaaacacgctgagtataagttatgtacattgtgcaagaaaagagcagatatattgcaatcagacaatatacaggggttggacaaaataactgaaacacctggttttagaccacaataatttattagtatggtgtagggcctccttttgtggccaatacagcgtcaattcgtcttggagatgacatatacaagtcctgcacagtggtcagagggattttaagccattcttcttgcaggatagtggccaggtcactacgtgatgctggtggaggaaaacgtttcctgactcgcttctccaaaacaccccaaagtggctcaataatatttagatctggtgactgtgcaggccatgggagatgttcaacttcactttcatgttcatcaaaccaatctttcaccagtcttgctgtgtgtattggtgcattgtcatcctgatacatggcaccgccattggatgcacatggtcctccagaatggttcggtaatccttggcagtgacgcgcccatctagcacaagtattgggccaagggaatgccatgatatggcagcccaaaccatcactgatccacccccatgcttcactctgggcatgcaacagtctgggtggtacgcttctttggggcttctccacaccgtaactctcccggatgtggggaaaacagtaaaggtggactcatcagagaacaatacatgtttcacattgtccacagcccaagatttgcgctccttgcaccattgaaaccgacgtttggcattggcacgagtgaccaaaggtttggctatagcagcccggccgtgtatattgaccctgtggagctcccgacggacagttctggtggaaacaggagagttgaggtgcacatttaattctgccgtgatttgggcagccgtggttttatgttttttggatacaatccgggttagcacccgaacatccctttcagacagcttcctcttgcgtccacagttaatcctgttggatgtggtttgtcctttttggtggtatgctgacattaccctggataccgtggctcttgatacatcacaaagacttgctgtcttggtcacagatgcgccagcaagacgtgcaccaacaatttgtcctcttttgaactctggtatgtcacccataatgttgtgtgcattgcaatattttgagcaaaactgtgctcttaccctgctaattgaaccttcacactctgctcttactggtgcaatgtgcaattaatgaagattggccaccagactggtccaatttagccatgaaacctcccacaataaaatgacaggtgtttcagttattttgtccaacccctgtagttacatgtaaactatataaatatatatagttaCTATATAAacgagacagctttaagaccaatgaaatgcgtgtttaatgttaaatacagaacagagcagggatgcacgtcttttctctattaaaaaaggtttaaatttagcttctagcctaggctagataaacactgtgaaacgaaaaaaaagtgtttaggctaaatattttaaacgcacatctaatcaaaatatggtaaaaaaaaaaaaatagaataaagaataaagtctgtaagagtttaaacctgcgttatcatgcgcgctagaagaaccaacatgttcacctgatgtggtttagagaggatctgagtggggtagcgatgttcctgACGTTACCgatgttacactaatacacacgtgtactgatcctgcatgcgactttacagagcaaagcaaatctagcctggttattgcgccactattaactatctatttagtagatataattaagttaacaatatatactacattttaagttattattcgtttcaatacatttttattcaacgaaaaaatacatttaaatcattccagcaagccagcaagagaatatttgcaggctgcaattccatattaaccgtcattaagtgttttagtacgccgaggctgtttaaatatagtctaaattacaagtattttattgagtgtgaactcaatttgatcattaataaacttgcctataattcctgttgcgattgtttacattttaaaacacaaagcctgacactcagcagcaacgcatgcgaacaggttgcgggaaaatgtcgctcctagctcattttcattatgaatttatttaacatttattacgcccgattgtaagcgtataaaaaaaaaaaagagaagaaaacgtgaatatcgcggtgatgcggttgcttggcatgccctgcggttggctggtctataccgcgatatttcaaaattgcggttagcgcgacagccctaggtGTGACtagtgaaattgaacccagTTTTCagttgaatttggttaactggttgattgaGTAGCTAAAGGGGCAATTCCATTTTTACCCAGGGCCAGGTagggctgaaaaagcattttttctttaataaataaaataatcattttaaagaagaaaaaaaaagcattttgtgttctccaaagacaagacaagtcaTTCAGGAAAGTGACTAAAATAGTTCTTAACTAAAAATAGTTCCTATCGCCAAACAATGTATTTTGTTTCCTAACTCAAATACCAGTGAATATGGAGGTAGGATTTTTCAAAGGGTCCCTCACAAAACCTGTCAATTAACCTCAATGCTGCAAAAGCcaaacattttttattgttaccACCTCAAAGCTGAAAATGCCACATTGTACTAATCTTATTGATTTGTGGTGTCTTAATAATTTACCACTTTATcaattactttttcttttcataatattatgtacTAAGTCAAATGAGATCCTGCATGTAAAATAAGTGGATATAAATAACAACAGAAGTATATTTACTAATGAAAGAAAACTGATAATCTTTTCCTCTCACTTTATTTGTAGTCTGATAAACAAAATGAATCTTATATTTTGTAGGTTGTTATCAACTTTGCTATGTTAATGACTGAGATGAAACTCCAGAACCGTGATGCTCCATCTACAGCTATGCTTCTCGTGAATATCTTTCAGTTGCTTTGGGTTGCTGATGGACTTTGGCATGAGGTACTGTTAATCTCATGCAGTTGTACAGACTGGCTCTTTCCTTTGTAGTGTTTGCTGAGGTAATGGCTCATGGCTATGGACTCAAATCTGTCTTTGTGCGTTTTAGGAAAAACTTCTATCCATGATGGATATAGTGTATGATGGCTTTGGGTTTATGCTGGCATTTGGAGATCTGGCTTGGGTTCCATTTACTTTCACTTGTCAGTCATACTACCTTGCCACTCACCCCAGCGACCTCTCTGTGTTCTGGATCATTGCCATAATCTTAATGAATGGTAAGTcagtttatttttgttaaaattatatttacagtgtatcacaaaagtaagtacacccctcacatttctgcaaatatttcattatatcttttcatgggacaacactatagacatgaaacttggatataacttagagtagtcagtgtacagcttgtatagcagtgtagatttactgtcttctgaaaataactcaacacacagccattaatgtctaaatagctggcaacataagtgagtacaccccacagtgaacatgtccaaattgtgcccaaatgtgtcgttgtccctccctggtgtcatgtgtcaaggtcccaggtgtaaatggggagcagggctgttaaatttggtgttttgggtacaattctctcatactggccactggatattcaacatggcacctcatggcaaagaactctctgaggatgtgagaaatagaattgttgctctccacaaagatggcctgggctataagaagattgctaacaccctgaaactgagctacagcatggtggccaaggtcatacagcggttttccaggacaggttccactcggaacaggcttcgccagggtcgaccaaagaagttgagtccacgtgttcggcgtcatatccagaggttggctttaaaaaatagacacatgagtgctgccagcattgctgcagaggttgaagacgtgggaggtcagcctgtcagtgctcagaccatacgccgcacactgcatcaactcggtctgcatggtcgtcatcccagaaggaagctgacgcacaagaaagcccgcaaacagtttgctgaagacaagcagtccaagaacatggattactggaatgccctgtggtctgacgagaccaagataaacttgtttggctcagatggtgtccagca
The sequence above is drawn from the Trichomycterus rosablanca isolate fTriRos1 chromosome 9, fTriRos1.hap1, whole genome shotgun sequence genome and encodes:
- the lbr gene encoding delta(14)-sterol reductase LBR yields the protein MPAFRFQVGDTVMGRWPGSNLYYEVKVLSHSSKTQLYTVIYKDGTELELKDADIKSLAGFKQRSGRSRSRSRSTSPARTRRGRSRSPARTPRNSTSRNAETVRDKLKEVLEVRLTPIAMPVLNNSNNKHENNEEKYEVNSVTENGEKEPENQVSVRYNLRRRRDIGQGDEPVVEVEKKTEVIQSQPTPLLTSKTTELEFGGRIGVMFWVLLLPVMVLALLILCRQKDASLSSFPLMLPPLESLWDWQVFGIVLLWLLFQAVLSLLPIGKVVDGMPLKNKVLKYRINGFCALLISGLAVGAAVHYGLDFTYIHAHFLQFYLSALLVSTLLSIYLFIRSRWASDDERAPAGNSGYVIYDFFMGCELNPRIKNFDIKFFCEMRPGLIGWVVINFAMLMTEMKLQNRDAPSTAMLLVNIFQLLWVADGLWHEEKLLSMMDIVYDGFGFMLAFGDLAWVPFTFTCQSYYLATHPSDLSVFWIIAIILMNAIGYYIFRKANSEKYYFRRNPYSLSLSHLKTIPTGTGKNLIASGLWGFVRHPNYLGDIIMAVAWSLSCGFNHVIPYFYLFYLILLLVHREARDEHQCRKKYGSAWEEYCKTVPYRIFPGIY